The nucleotide sequence AACTTGAAACTACAATCAAACTTAGTCTGGTTTCACATCTTCGCTGTCAGGCCTATTTTTTATGTGAGATGTCTTGGCCTAGTTGCTGCCCCAAGGTTAAAAAATGTTGGATATTGGTTTCACATCTGTGACTCCAGCATATATGATGTCAGATATCGGATGGTGTATCAGATGATATATAGTTGTATCAGTGGAAAATACCTCTATTTGTTTGCTATTCTTATTCATATCATGTCTTTTTTGTGAAATTAGATGTAGAATAACAATGCTTGAGCATAGTGAGTATGTGAATGATTGATTTTTGACTAGTTGATCATGAAATACGTAGTAATAAATATAGACTCGTGGGATATTCTGCAACGTAAGAAAGTACATTGTAGATGTTATATCCCAAATTTAAGCATATTCTTTCAATCTTCAATAATTTGACGAACTTGTAAATGCATCATATTATTCCTAACACTTTTTTAATAGAGAATCATTGCCATATACAGATACGTCCATATCAGTGGAAACGTTAGGTGAAATGTCTGCCATTTTGGTTGATATATAGGCTGATATGTGTGAAAAATGATATTTTCATAAACGGCTGCATCGGTTTTGGTAGGCTGCGAACACTGATATATCTTGTTCTAAGTAAGATCATTTCGGCGGTTGGTAAGGCCCTGCTTTGGAGGGTGCAATCTCCAGTCCTTCCTTCACTCCTGTTAAGACGAACTGTTGAACTTGCTACACAGAAATAGGGCAGCACACCTGACCTGAATCATATGTTAGCATCTTTTTATACTGCCTTAACCTGCAACTTTGTTTCTTCTTTTTATCACTAGCATATCATATAAATATTTCTTACATTTCTATTACAGACAATTTGTAATATTGTACTCTTTACAGCAACGGTCTACGACAAAAGTGACATTTCCACTTGTCTGGACAAACACTTGCTGTAGCCACCCTTTACACCGTGAGTCTGAGCTCATTGAGGAGAACTGCCAAGGTACATCAATCTGCCCTGAGGCGTGAAGACTGGTTTCATAACATTAGTTGCACAATCCACATTATTGCTTCCACCTTACTGAACACCAGTCGCAATCTTTTATTCTGGTTCAGGGGTCAGAAATGCAGCACAGAGGAAACTATTTGACGAACTGGGAATACAGGCTGAAGATTTACCAGTTGACCAATTCATCCCACTCGGGAAGATGCTTTACAAGGCTCCATCTGATGGAAAATGGGGCGAACACGAACGTAAATACTTGCCTTTATGTTCATAACTGACGCATTTCCAGTTTTAATGCAATTTTGTGTTTTGTGGCACGTTGTCCCTATCTGTAGTATTTCAAAGTGCTGACTTATAGATCTTGTGGCCTCTTGATTTGTGGTTATTTTAGTGGACTACCTCCTGTTCATGGTTCGGGACGTGAAGCTCAACCCAAACCCCGAAGAAGTGTCCGACGTCAAGTACGTGAACCGTGACGAGCTGAAGCAGCTGATTAAGAAAGCAGATGACGGGGAAGGTGGCATCAAGCTGTCCCCTTGGTTCAGGCTGGTGGTGGACAACTTCCTGATGGGCTGGTGGGATCATGTTGAGCAAGGGACTCTGAAGGAGGCTGCCGACATGAAAGCCATTCATAAGTTGTAGAACGTGTAGAGCGTCAGGTACTGCTGTTGTTATTCGATAGAGAAATAAacacagctgctgctgctgctgtatgtgTGTGTCTTTCATTTCATTTCTTCTTTCCCTTTTGTTCACagatgttttttcttcttcttattgtcGTTGAGAAATTTGGGCTGCATATTTTATAAAAAAAGCCTTTCAATAAAGAGCCTCCTCTCACAATCATACAAGAGCTCTGTTGTTTTGTTACAGGGTGATTCATCCATTCGATGAGGGTGCTAGTTTGAgacaataggtattttttcttccTGAAACTTGAAAATTCAGTGGGCCGTGAGCAGGATAATGGACCGGGCTGCCAATCTAAACGGTGAACCTGTCGACCAGAAGTGTCTCAAAAAAATCAAAACTGTCGGCCAGACGGCCGAATGTGCGTTGCCATTTGCAGCCATagcgtttctcaaaaaaaaaatgcaGCCATAGCTTgctcaataaaataaaataaaatagcagCCATGGCCTTGCTTCAATTTTTACTTTTTGCAGCCATGGCCTTTTAACGAGTTCCCAGTCATGGCTTGAGTATATCTTACAAATTTAGTTCAGGCTGATGAAAACCACATAATCGAAGAGCTATATATATGCGTTTCTTTTGTTTGCAAGGTATATACGGTTCAGTGACCAGGAAAGCTTCAGATTCTCCTATATCCCACCGGAAGAGCGTGTATTTTTGTGGTAGTTGCACTTGTGGCGGGCGACATTCGATCGCCTCAACGCTGAACTTACCACGCTTTCCCTGGATCGGTGCATGCATCCATGTTAGCTAGCGCCACACGGTACGAGAGCAACCGGCCAACGCGGCATGCCATACATGtattctttttttttgagggaaaaaacgTTGCCATACATGTATTCTACTCAGTCACTGCTTGCTGATCGATTCCCGACAGAAGCAGCCTCGTGATTAACGACAGCGAGGACATAAATAAAAGAGGAACCGAATACGACCGGAGAAATAGCAGCCGGCGGCCAATCGGTCTGCAGCGCGAGCCAGCCCATGACGCTGACGGGCACGGACGAAGGCCGTCGCCTTCCGCCGTACGCACTGACCGCCGTGGCACAGCGAATGCGACGGTGCAGGACGACGCAAGAACCTCGCCGCTCGCTCGATCCCGCGCCAACGACGAGAAAAAAAGTCCGGAAAATCATCCAACGGATAAGACCTCCTCGTCAGTCACAGCATTTTTCTAATAATAGAGCATATTCCCGTAAAAAAAGCATGTTTGGGATGCACGGATTTTATTAATAAGGATCAGTTTGATGGTCGTTTACAGCGGGAACCGGAGAATGTTGTTTATTTCCGCGTTGTAAGCGAGATCTGACGAACTACTCTTTGGCCCAATAACCGTGCATTGCCCCCCTTGCCGACAGGTGCAGTTGCAAATGTAGGAAGGAGAATTGTAGTACGTTTATTTATATGCAGTCTAGAGCCGGAAAAGAGCACATGAGATCGACACGATGACACGCACGATGCCGCCGCCACGTGTGTCCTTTTCTCCCCGAGAACATGCACGGCACAACCACATCTCTTCTGAAGTGAAAAGTTCCATGGTGGATTGATCACTCACTCGAGTAGTTGAGTTAATCAGGACCTCATGGGAAGCGAAAGAGAGGATGTGACATGAGGATCGATCGAGGTCACAAACGGGGCGGTGTCGTGGTCCAGCACCAACACCACCTGCCACCAACCACGATCCGATCAGTATCAATACTAGCCGATTAGACTACCCATAATagatagtaacatagagtagttaCATGCCCATGTTACTAATTTATGTTACTATTTCTATAGTGGGGGTAATATATGTGTGTTAGCATGCGTAACATTTTATTTATtaagctatagactcatcttgccttgatatgtgtgatgttactcatactattagtaactagctatgttgTCATATGcctctctttctttctttattgcttgccacattatctattttatttaaatatgtgtgatgttactacctatgttactcccactgtggttaGTCTTTCGTAGTACATTTTTACACCACCAACGAGCAGAACGGGTGAAAGAAGCAATGGAGGAAGGAAAGAGGCGTCGCCCCGCGACCCCCGCGTCGCCTAGCTCTGGCGACACGGGGGTAGAAACCATAGCGCCGCCACAgtccccgcccccttccccacctGTCTCGCCGCCGCCAGAGGGCGTCCGCCGGCGAAGCCCGGGCCGGCCCCGAGGAAGGCAGCGGCAGGGCGCTATCCCTGGCCAGTCTGGCGCGTCGAGAGGGGAGATCCGCCGGCGCCCTCTGGAGCCTGGGATCTGTGCGCCTGGCTGCGTGCTCGTCCAACGCCTGGTGCGCGTGCCCTTGGCTGCGCGTCGATGGGGTTGGGCGCGGCCACGGCTGCGGGGATGCcccgggatggtggcggcggggaccGCTCCCTTTCGGTGGTGTCCGGATCTGAGGCGGCGGCCTCGCTGGTGCGGACGGCGCTCCCCGGCGGCGGGAGTGTTCGTCGGTGAGGTAGGCTGGTTCCCCTCGGCTGCGCGGGCAGCGAGGTCCCGGTGGGCGCAGGTCTTGGCGCTTGGAGGCCCCGGGCTCCCCGGGTCAGATCGGAGGTGATCCTGGTCCGCTCGTGATGCATGACCTCCGGCCGGCCTGGATCTCCGGCGTACTAGCGCCGGCGGATGTGGTGGCTGGCTCGGAGGTGGCGGCAGGGTGCttggccgggggaaacccttggccgccggtggcggtcacggcgtcgatggcgtcccggacgccattccctccttggtggcggcgccgaGGCTAAACATCCCCTGCctcccccttcccctgcgcccgggtgaaaaccctagccccggtggctaagcggcggcggcgccacagcgtcgtcaccttcttgaaggccCCGACTTGGGCATGGGGATGCTGGGTGTGTATTGCGAGCTTGTCTGGTTCCTGGTGGCGGCCCTTCCGGCCGTGTCTCCGATGGGGACCTCGCCCTTCCTCACCCTGTACAtgccgtggtggagcggtacttcatctcatTCATTGATGGCGGCGAggatcggcggcatggcgctgtggaggctcgccgcccgatgcacggagatggactcgcgcaggaggaggttgttgtctggcgtcatggtgacgtcgatggcagagtggccagacaaggtagaagcctcaatatgatctgaagacggacctgcggaagatggtggcgacgacacacgagtgcgtctgaccggattgtgccccagacccggtatgtggctcggctggggcttccgaatatgTTTCGGTTTCCGGCTTTTTGATGTTAGACTTAGGTGAGTGGTTTGAGTAGTGGCCCAGCTAACACCCCTTCATCActttggataggagtagtggcatgtgttgccaagatggtggattcaggcttATTGTTGTAaaactttgtaaggtcctcgagaataatcaataaaatgaccGTATGCATCTaccagatgcagaggtcggggatcatcctccttttctaaaaaaaaagaggCGTCGCCCAAcaacctcctccccctcctccgtccACACAATTATCGCCACTAGCTTGGGGCCTAGGAACTTGAAAAACTCGCAATTAGCTTTTTTGATTGGTTGAGtcgactacccccccccccccccccccccccccaaaaaaaaaggcCGAGTGGACTACAAACCTAGTAATTTTTCTTTCTTCTGTGCAAAGCTAGTAGCACTACTCGTCCCAAGCAAAAAGGGTCACTGTCGGGGCGAAAGCTAATTGCGAGTTGTGAAATGCGATTTGGACAATGGCGGTCACGTGGGAAAAAGCTTGCTTTCACAGTTCAGTGCTCTAGCCACTCGTCCTACTCATCACTCTTGTACGCATGGGGGGCAGGGCCGGGCCGTCCATGCCATCTTCTACCATGGTCTTCCCTTTGGTTCAGACTTCAGAATCAGAGGCATCAGATATTCAGATACAGAGATACTATGCAGTACTAGTTGCACATATTACGTCTACCTGAACCTGACGCAACTAAACTCGGACAATTCTGTCTGGCCAGTGGCCGTAGATATCTCGAATCAGAGGCTCGGTCCAGCCGTCACCTACTTATGCTAAGCTATGCATTAGGTGTCCCGTCGTCGCAAACAAGCTCTCTCGCATGGTGTGTCACCTCACCTACCACCATGAGAGGAGAGTGGAGAGCGACCCGAAGAATACAGAGAAGGACGGACGGATAGGGGAGATGCACAGGGATGACAAGTCGTAGAGGCAACCAAACCAACCAGGTGGCGGACGTGGGCAGTGGCACAGCGCGGGTAGACCACCGGCAGCGCACCCAAAAAACATGTACCCCAGACCGAGCCGCAAGTCGGCTTGCCGCGTTCACATTGCGATTTGGATTTGGATTCGGGCGCCCGACTAGCTAGCTGGCTAGCTGACCGGGTCCAGGAAGCGGCCACGGGGCGGCCTCCGCTGGGCCTGGCTACAGGCTACTAGTACGGTCCTGCTGCACGGCACGCACGTCTCGGCGTTTGCAAGGGATCTAAACTCGTCAATTAAACAAAAATAATTGCCCGGTCGATCGATGAATAACCGAACGAAAACACTGAAGCATGAACCCGCACGACCACACAGACAGAAATCAATAAACTTCTAATGGCATTTCCAACATTGATCTGCAAATTTTCTTCGGTATCCGTCTGCTAACAGAATGACCAATCAGTGGATACCAATGCAGAAACCGACCATCTAATACTGCCAGCATATAGCCGACTTCCATTTTTTCAAAGTCTGTATGTTAAAATAGCCACGTACATAGTCTAAAATAGTTCAAATTCAACCGTAGTTCTAATTATAAAAGTACACTCCAACAATATTGTCCCCTTGGCCCCTTGATCGCTCACagatgctcaatcagatcttcctcCATTGCTCGTGAGTTGCTTGATGCCAAATCTATTGATGCATTTGACCAAACTTTTTAAATGTGGCCGGATTTTGATTGGGAAGTTCGATAGGATCACCCATATATTCAAATTCAAGACCCGTGGCTACATTCTCAACCTCATCCTCcgcgatcatgttgtgcatgatcacacaatagGTCATCACCTTCCACAACGTCATCGGATCCCATTGTTTAGCGGGTCCACAAGCAACTTCAAAACGTGCCTGCAGAACTCCAAAAGCCCTCTCACCATTCTTTCTAACcgcttcttgtctttgggcaaagtaAGACTTTTTCTGACCAACTGGGTTAGAAATGTTGTTCACATAGGTAGCCAAGGAGGATAAATACCGTCAACCAGATAGTATCTGACGCGGAGCGTCCTACATACATCatcatgtcaagagtccgtttgacAAGTGACACGTGcggcatctacttcacatacaaaGAGGCGAATCATCTCCTTTACTGGTGCTCACtcgaccccttcgaggatggtatactacttgacactccctCTCGTGTgtatgcataggtattgtcgaaacttcacggatgtcgaggaggagtgcgagcgccaAGGAACAGCTACAcaatccgcgagggaagcatggaagcggaGACGGAATGTAATGCGCgagtaattaagctacaataatcctTTGTGAATGAGGCCACATCaccactgttactgttgctaatctcgcttaTATTCAAATCGGTTCGAATTTAAATTTAAATTAAAGTCCAAAAACAGAAGTTTTCAAATGCCAAAACTAAAATGTACAAACAATTCATAAGTATTATTGGTGAAGAGACCAAGGTTTTATTAAATGTTTAAGTGCTCAAAATTGATTAAAGTAGTGTCTTAAACAATTAGATACCCTTTATAATTTAAAAAATATCAGACTATTTTAATTACGAGTGAAACCTTTTGTGGCTATGGGTTATTTTGTAACTCAAATTCTGGAGCTAGTTGTATGTTTTAGCACAACTATTTTGCTTACTAAAATAATGGAAACAGGTTGTAATaaagataaaaacaaaaaaatataaagaaaaagaaaacaacgcACCCCCAGTCCACCTGGGCCTTGGCCCACTACACCGGCCTAGCCCACCTCCACTTCACCCCCTCCTCTGTACAGGAGATGGGGGGGGGGATCGTGGCACACATCCACGGCCATGGCAGTGGCCATGGTTTGTGTGGCGGCCATCGGCCGCGCCCTCCCCCTACAAAACCTCTCCGAGGCTGAAACCTGTAGGATCaaaagtaagtctagagggggggggttgattagactactggatcaaataaaaatttagccttttcccaattttaagtcttggtagattttagcaacttagcacaagtcaagcaatcaacctacacatgcaattctaagagtgtagcaacggaaattaaaacattgcatatgaaggtaaagggaagggtttggagaaggcaaacgcaatgtaacatggagatttttggcgtggtttcaaTCTCtctctttttggtaattgatgataacatatagatcaaagcttcgacaaatgataatatgaatggaATACATCGTcgttttgagaagtatgtgataagcaagagctccccctgaatttgtgcactatttaaaatttgctttgaatgcaaatgcacaatcgattaggatcatgggtcactcttccatgtcacatacatcttggtggagcgctcaaaatgataagatataaacaacatgcactcatcaccaagggtaAACATGATTGATCATATACAAATATCATAGATATCATCACGCAAGCGCACATtaaagcatagtatgatcaaacacatgatcacaatAGTATCTCACAAACAAGCACAAATATTGTAGCATGAATCAAACAAGCAAACGATCAAAGCAAATGAccaaagtagcaagagaggcaagaaaaagcaaaacacactctctctcgaagcctaatgatctatacactttctccccctttggcaacaagttaccaaaaagcttgaaaatgcatagagCTATGCGGCACTCTAGGCACGTTCTCCGGGAGCTCTTGAAGTGGTCTTCTGGTTGGTTGCTTCGGTGTGCATAGATGGTGTGGAGAGGAGTCCGTCTGCAAATACTTCAGCTGGCGtctgtggagctggaggagttgaaacTAGAGGTGCAACAGTGGCAGTTGCTGCAGGTGCTGAGAGTGTAGTCCTTGTGTCACTGACAACTGGCACTGCTGAAGACCTATGTGCCCTTAGAGCTCGCTGAAGAGTGTCTGTGGTAGGTCTGTCATTCCTATCCTCAATCTCTTCCTGGAGCTTCTCCATAGTGGTCTGGAGctctgtgaccttcacatctagatcatggAATTTAGTCTCAATTATCCTCTTaagactctcttgattctgagtcagggtggccaagcccttcccaATCCTCACAGTAGCCTCAAGAagataactgagttgatcttgcttggtcttgagcatCACAGTTGAAGCATCTGGTGCACTGGTGTTGCTTTTGTAGCCTTTGCTCTATCTCTTTTCTCCTGAGCTTCTGTACTAGTTGGATGAGTTGCATCCATGACAATCtcattgtcctcaaattctggcctCAGGGAAGATGCTCTTTTTCTAGAAGATATGTCTCTGTTCCCATCTTGAAGTTGATCAACATCTGtatgtgaggggcatatccacatgatctcttctgatcagctgcagttcTCTTCACTGTTTCAACTatcaaactcatcactttgaacttctatggcacatcaaacatatggagCGGGTTGATGGAGTGACCACAAATCAttctatgatctcctgacttgggcaatagaTTGTGCCGCAAGATGGTGTTCATGGTGGTCAGACCATACAACAGATAGTATattgatccaaacttatgtgtctccaaggcctcatcaggaatagtcttgtacatgttagccatggagttgtggtctttcctAGGCTTGGCATATACATTAGTGTCATTCTCatcttccttaggagcattgatcaaccTGGCCCACTCAGAAATTGTTGATTGATATCTTGTGCCTTCAGTCATCCAGACAATcattccatctgggtagaaataaGAAGTTGAGTAAATTGCATTATCatttcatcattccatttggtcaacttctgaccaacaaacttgtcaacttcattcatcctgaagctctcatgcacacctGGGAAGTAGTCCTCATTGTCACCAATATatgtccagtcaacccacctcatgtcactaacaatgggcttcttgtctaacaagactgtctcatagaagtcctgctgttctttggtgtggaaaCAATAATCtatagcagtccttctcctggtggcatagggACCAGCCTGTCTCCAGAGTCTCAGACCAACATCCTTTCTTTCCTTCATGTTTTCAGCAACATGATGATCATCACTAtgatcaggaatcttgggcttcaactttctaagCACCCAtgactcttcttcttcttgaacttcgtgcacttgggccttgttcttcttagcagCAGGGATGTTTTTGGTGGATCTCTTGGGTGCAGAAGGTTTTGGAGCTTGAACTCGAGTTAGAGGCTTGGGAGGTGTCTTGGGCTTAGATGGGGCAGCACCTGATCTTATAGCATCCCCCATGAGCTTTTGGGGTCTTTGGTGGAGGCGCAgaagcctcttcctcctcctattCTTCATCTGAAGAATGCTTTTAAAACTCAACCATTGGACCTACAAGTTTATACCTTCTTCctcttttcctttccttcttcttctcaccAGCATCACTTGGTGCAGCAGCAACAGcttgagttgaggctctggcttttgacataggCTTCCTTTTAGCAGGAGCTTTCACCTTCATACCTGGCTTtgcagcagtagcaacatactCCTTCTTTAACACTTTCTTCTTGGAGGTCACCTCCTCATCAACAAcaaaatcctcatcctcagattttgaggttttcttttttcctttgcctagtagcagccttaggcgaGTTGCTTGGAGTGCTTTTGCTACCTTCATCTTAACTGttgttggagggactagtgccctcactgagattcACTTGCTCTTCAGATATATTTTGGCTGTCACTGCCCTCTGACATCTCTGAAACTGGCCCTGTGAATAGATGGGtatagatagagtggatgagcatcacaaagcatagctattttgcaaaaatatcgagaaaaaacttaactttagttttccacaaaaagcatttcggagctaccgatttgacaaactcggtgacaccgaagcacaaTCAGAGTCTAAACATACAATTTCGATTAGACCGAAATGCAGTTCGATGACCCGGAGATGCTAAGATTTCAGAGAGTATgtgatttcggtcacaccgattagtacGCTTCGGCCAGACCAAGTTGTACTTGTGTTATGGCCTAagacaaatcggtgagaccgagatcctcagatcagtcagtccgagatgagttcggcagaaacctaaccctaagtttttgcatcaaatctattctaatGGAATTTTTCGGTGGATAGATTTTTCTCATTCATGGACAGAACAATGGCAATGATCTTTGTGCATGAATCAGAGTAAGAGAATGCacaaagaggtcgagttcgtaccctAACTTGGTGATCATCTTGCTACAGCGACAACGGCGGTGAAATTCCCGTTgatggcgatggagaccagcgacaggaggcacTGGCGACTATGGCGACAATCCGGAGACCAAGGGGCGGCAGAGCTGGGAGGTGCGATCGAGTGGTttggagaagtttccaaattttcaacccgcggtatatatacccagtcactgttggtgtgaccgagtggaatgattcggtggcaccaagatgcaaaactgctagcagttactgcaactcggtgtgaccgaattattctaatcggttgcaccgagatgaaaacctagatcaacttaatgaattcAGTGAGACCGAGTGGGATGAGTTGGTCTGACTGAgatgcattaagaggttttggaagtttaagcccttGACGGATTGGTGTCTCCGAGCGCTCCTCACCTGGAGGGTCTGAATtcaacttgttcaaactttgtgatgtagcatgaatagagtttgagacgagaaaaacatagatagatAGAGGGAgtaccaaggttgtcagaatcgtgattttgaatcggatcggagctccgatggtaggatcgcaaattgtagaatcttcactatcaggatcgtagaaacgtagattctatgaactaaaatcatagaatcagaggggttattttggatcgtaaagtcgtagaatcgtataatagAATCGCGATTATGACAACCCTGGGGAGTACTTAGGAATTCTTccccatccatttggcaaaaagaaaagccaaacaatcaaagcaacaaatggatgtcctcgaatggagaattatgcaaccaacatgctcacacaataatatagaaaataaaatatgtgcaaagcatgcacaaacactctagcatctatcaagcaattggcgatgactaggtcatctatatatgactatattgacttaggagtcaaatgagaacatttgatcataggtcatactcatcgtttaagcacaagtggggttaccactttacataaagcattgttgtgttcacaccattagagttgctttagctcaattcttagagcaaagctccccctagatgtgatatcctccCTTAGAGGGATGAATTAACCTcaagttttgtcgatgatgacttcatctaggtgttgaatatgtggattctaaatgttgatgtagatcatttggagcaatccattggagtgagttgcactttcaatacctacatgggttagtcccacgaggaacatacaaggatatccatagacatagagtgaaatttacatatgatgatgtccatgaaagcattaggttaccttgtcccttgtcttaccaacaagagggcttGTGACTCCTTGatctagtgcaagatatgaaagttgattgcagtTGTACTTGCCAAAATGAacatgagtgaagtatgttggcggagtcaccctgaagaactctctagttcttattctttgggatccacatcaacttgatgtgaatccttggagttgtagtcatacttgatgaagtaaaacttgatgtagtcttgggaacccacttgactaaggccttaggagcttcttcaaatgaatcaatctcttcttgaagcttgtccttgccttttagcttgtggtcttgtggtggaagatcatcttgagcttgtgttatcttgaaagaagtggggtcatacttctcttgtcgaggaacaaacttcatcttgggaaattgatcttcttcccactcaactccattggcattgaacttgcattcaaaaccaacaccttgattgttccggtgccttccttgcttgtatacaatttcctcaaatttcttacttccggcaaggctcttgcaaacacctttctctatatttcccttcaataagctattttcttgctcaagtttaacttggctaagagaatcattagtcaaatcaagagaactactataaGCAACAATATTGAATTTAatatgattattgttactactagaagaagaatctttcttgctctttttgctagattt is from Triticum aestivum cultivar Chinese Spring chromosome 1B, IWGSC CS RefSeq v2.1, whole genome shotgun sequence and encodes:
- the LOC123132917 gene encoding isopentenyl-diphosphate Delta-isomerase I — its product is MAASAARSLALFSSAASLGLGRASSRLALTSSSSSHSGLLPRPALAFRGRSSFAATAVVMGKAGAVDAEADAGMDAVQRRLMFDDECILVDEHDNVIGHESKYNCHLMEKIESGHALHRAFSVFLFNSKYELLLQQRSTTKVTFPLVWTNTCCSHPLHRESELIEENCQGVRNAAQRKLFDELGIQAEDLPVDQFIPLGKMLYKAPSDGKWGEHELDYLLFMVRDVKLNPNPEEVSDVKYVNRDELKQLIKKADDGEGGIKLSPWFRLVVDNFLMGWWDHVEQGTLKEAADMKAIHKL